The following proteins are co-located in the Solea solea chromosome 21, fSolSol10.1, whole genome shotgun sequence genome:
- the ppm1bb gene encoding protein phosphatase 1bb isoform X2, with amino-acid sequence MGAFLDKPKTEKHSAHGEGNGLRYGLSSMQGWRVEMEDAHTAVVGLPHGLTDWSFFAVYDGHAGSRVANYCSGHLLEHILSGSGDFGSGQGTVEGVKDGIRSGFLNIDEYMRSFTDLRQGLDRSGSTAVCVLFSPTHLYFINCGDSRAVLSRDSKVGFSTQDHKPCNPLEKERIQNAGGSVMIQRVNGSLAVSRALGDYDYKCVDGKGPTEQLVSPEPEVCVLERTVEGDEFIVLACDGIWDVMSNEELCEFVRSRLLVCDDLEKVCNSVVDTCLHKGSRDNMSVVLVCLPGAPKISEEAVKKEEDLDKYLETRVEELLGNCGEAGVPDLVSVLRSIATENIPNLPPGGGLASKRSVIEAVYNKLNPHREEEGSAGELEDPW; translated from the exons ATGGGTGCATTCCTGGATAAGCCGAAGACGGAAAAACATAGTGCCCACGGTGAGGGCAATGGGCTGCGATACGGCCTGAGCTCCATGCAGGGCTGGCGGGTGGAGATGGAGGATGCCCACACAGCTGTTGTGGGTCTCCCCCATGGGCTCACCGACTGGTCCTTCTTTGCTGTTTATGATGGCCATGCGGGCTCCCGGGTGGCCAACTACTGCTCCGGCCACCTGCTGGAGCACATCTTGTCAGGAAGTGGCGACTTCGGTTCAGGACAGGGCACTGTGGAGGGCGTGAAGGACGGCATCCGCTCTGGCTTCCTGAACATTGATGAGTACATGCGCAGCTTCACCGACCTGCGGCAGGGCCTGGACCGCAGTGGATCAACGGCCGTGTGCGTGTTGTTCAGCCCGACTCACCTCTACTTCATTAACTGCGGCGACTCTCGAGCCGTGCTGAGTCGAGACAGCAAGGTGGGTTTCTCCACCCAGGACCACAAGCCCTGCAACCCCCTTGAAAAGGAGCGGATCCAGAATGCTGGTGGCTCAGTCATGATCCAGAGGGTAAATGGCTCCCTGGCTGTGTCTCGGGCCCTGGGGGACTACGACTACAAATGTGTGGATGGTAAGGGCCCCACGGAGCAGCTGGTCAGCCCAGAgcctgaggtgtgtgtgttggaacGAACTGTTGAAGGAGACGAGTTCATAGTGCTGGCATGTGATGGGATCTGGGACGTCATGTCCAACGAGGAGCTGTGTGAGTTTGTCCGCTCACGACTTCTGGTGTGTGATGACTTGGAGAAGGTGTGCAACTCAGTGGTGGACACCTGTCTGCATAAG GGGAGCAGGGACAACATGAGTGTGGTGCTGGTGTGTTTACCAGGAGCTCCCAAGATCTCAGAGGAGGCTGTGAAGAAGGAAGAGGATTTGGATAAATACCTGGAGACTCGCGTTGAGG agtTACTAGGAAACTGTGGGGAGGCTGGAGTCCCTGACCTGGTATCAGTCCTGAGGAGCATTGCCACAGAGAACATCCCCAATCTTCCACCTGGTGGCGGCTTGGCCAGCAA ACGCAGTGTGATCGAGGCAGTATACAACAAGCTGAACCCTCACAGAGAAGAGGAAGGC AGTGCCGGTGAGCTGGAGGACCCCTGGTAG
- the ppm1bb gene encoding protein phosphatase 1bb isoform X1, whose amino-acid sequence MGAFLDKPKTEKHSAHGEGNGLRYGLSSMQGWRVEMEDAHTAVVGLPHGLTDWSFFAVYDGHAGSRVANYCSGHLLEHILSGSGDFGSGQGTVEGVKDGIRSGFLNIDEYMRSFTDLRQGLDRSGSTAVCVLFSPTHLYFINCGDSRAVLSRDSKVGFSTQDHKPCNPLEKERIQNAGGSVMIQRVNGSLAVSRALGDYDYKCVDGKGPTEQLVSPEPEVCVLERTVEGDEFIVLACDGIWDVMSNEELCEFVRSRLLVCDDLEKVCNSVVDTCLHKGSRDNMSVVLVCLPGAPKISEEAVKKEEDLDKYLETRVEELLGNCGEAGVPDLVSVLRSIATENIPNLPPGGGLASKRSVIEAVYNKLNPHREEEGASAGGEEESEEGGGSTAAHLLEALRQFRLHHRGQCRAVLEDSLATYHMRGESSAKGTGERRRTSDDDNNDGQEQPAFPPSPPSPPPSPATVETEARQDAPTPESNPSFD is encoded by the exons ATGGGTGCATTCCTGGATAAGCCGAAGACGGAAAAACATAGTGCCCACGGTGAGGGCAATGGGCTGCGATACGGCCTGAGCTCCATGCAGGGCTGGCGGGTGGAGATGGAGGATGCCCACACAGCTGTTGTGGGTCTCCCCCATGGGCTCACCGACTGGTCCTTCTTTGCTGTTTATGATGGCCATGCGGGCTCCCGGGTGGCCAACTACTGCTCCGGCCACCTGCTGGAGCACATCTTGTCAGGAAGTGGCGACTTCGGTTCAGGACAGGGCACTGTGGAGGGCGTGAAGGACGGCATCCGCTCTGGCTTCCTGAACATTGATGAGTACATGCGCAGCTTCACCGACCTGCGGCAGGGCCTGGACCGCAGTGGATCAACGGCCGTGTGCGTGTTGTTCAGCCCGACTCACCTCTACTTCATTAACTGCGGCGACTCTCGAGCCGTGCTGAGTCGAGACAGCAAGGTGGGTTTCTCCACCCAGGACCACAAGCCCTGCAACCCCCTTGAAAAGGAGCGGATCCAGAATGCTGGTGGCTCAGTCATGATCCAGAGGGTAAATGGCTCCCTGGCTGTGTCTCGGGCCCTGGGGGACTACGACTACAAATGTGTGGATGGTAAGGGCCCCACGGAGCAGCTGGTCAGCCCAGAgcctgaggtgtgtgtgttggaacGAACTGTTGAAGGAGACGAGTTCATAGTGCTGGCATGTGATGGGATCTGGGACGTCATGTCCAACGAGGAGCTGTGTGAGTTTGTCCGCTCACGACTTCTGGTGTGTGATGACTTGGAGAAGGTGTGCAACTCAGTGGTGGACACCTGTCTGCATAAG GGGAGCAGGGACAACATGAGTGTGGTGCTGGTGTGTTTACCAGGAGCTCCCAAGATCTCAGAGGAGGCTGTGAAGAAGGAAGAGGATTTGGATAAATACCTGGAGACTCGCGTTGAGG agtTACTAGGAAACTGTGGGGAGGCTGGAGTCCCTGACCTGGTATCAGTCCTGAGGAGCATTGCCACAGAGAACATCCCCAATCTTCCACCTGGTGGCGGCTTGGCCAGCAA ACGCAGTGTGATCGAGGCAGTATACAACAAGCTGAACCCTCACAGAGAAGAGGAAGGC GCCTCTGcggggggagaggaggagagtgaggagggAGGTGGCAGTACAGCGGCTCATCTGCTGGAAGCTCTGCGGCAGTTCCGCCTCCACCACCGGGGGCAGTGTCGCGCGGTGCTGGAGGATTCCCTGGCCACGTACCACATGCGGGGGGAGAGCTCCGCCAAGGGAAcaggggagagaaggaggacTTCAGATGATGACAACAATGACGGCCAGGAGCAGCCcgccttccctccctctcccccctcaCCCCCGCCCTCACCTGCCACTGTAGAGACAGAGGCTCGCCAAGATGCACCCACCCCTGAATCCAATCCCTCCTTTGACTGA